The nucleotide sequence GGTGCGTATCAGGGCTGGCGTTCTCGCATGTGCGGTATCGGCAATGACCTCGAAGGCCAGGCTCAGCAGGGCATCGCCCGCCAGAATCGCGGTCGCCTCATCGAAGGCGCGATGGACGGTGGGCTGGCCACGGCGCAGGTCGTCGTCATCCATCGCCGGCAGGTCATCGTGAACCAGTGAATAGGCATGGACAAGCTCCAGAGCGGCCGCAGTGGCATCCAGCGCTGCACGCCCTGCCTCGTCCTCATCGCCTCCCAGCGCACGTCCGGCAGCGTACAGCAGGACAGGCCGCAGTCGCTTGCCACCTCCCAGCACGCTGTAACGCATGGCCTCTTCCAGCCGATCACTGACCGCCCCCGCTGGACTGAGCAATGCCTCGAGCACGGCCTCGCTACGCGCCTGCCCACCACGAATCAATTCGCTTGCCTGCGCGGACGGCATGGCTTGCGTCGTCGATGCACCTGACATCACCAATCGTTCTCCTCATCCCCTGCGCCGACGGAACTGCCGGGCATCTCGGGCGCTTCGAATGCAGTGGACACCAGCGTGCCATCAGGCCCTTCGACCAAGGCCTGCAGACGCAGCTCGGCGTCGTCGAGCCGTCGTTGTGCTTCACGCGCCAGACGCACTCCCTCCTCGAAAGC is from Cobetia marina and encodes:
- the xseB gene encoding exodeoxyribonuclease VII small subunit; translated protein: MAEQEAPQDFAATLARLEGLVTQLEAGDMSLEASLGAFEEGVRLAREAQRRLDDAELRLQALVEGPDGTLVSTAFEAPEMPGSSVGAGDEENDW